In one window of Miscanthus floridulus cultivar M001 chromosome 12, ASM1932011v1, whole genome shotgun sequence DNA:
- the LOC136496961 gene encoding hsp70-Hsp90 organizing protein-like yields MADEAKAKGNAAFAAGRFEEAVQHFSDAIALAPDNHVLYSNRSAAYASLGRYAEALGDAERTVALKPDWAKGYSRLGAAHLGLGDAPKAVEAYEKGLALEPSNEALKSGLAQARQAASAPRRPVGSGADAVGKMFQGPELWSKVAADPTTRGYLDQPDFVQMLREVQRKPSSLNSYLSDQRMVQVLTLMLGIKFQNQSNGAPEPAAAQSNPPPPKQQPAAKAREPEPEPMEVTEEEEHKERKASAQKEKEAGNAAYKRKDFDIAIQHYTTAMELDDEDISYITNRAAVYLEMGKFDECIKDCDKAVERGRELHADFKIISRALARKGTALAKLAKSSQDYDAAIETFQKALTEHRNPDTLKKLNDAERAKKELEQQEYYDPGIADEEREKGNEFFKQQKYPEAVKHYTEALRRNPKDPRVIC; encoded by the exons atggcggacGAGGCGAAGGCGAAGGGCAACGCGGCGTTCGCGGCCGGTCGCTTCGAGGAGGCTGTCCAGCACTTCAGCGACGCCATCGCGCTCGCGCCCGACAACCACGTCCTCTACTCCAACCGCTCGGCGGCGTACGCGTCGCTCGGGCGCTACGCGGAGGCGCTAGGCGACGCCGAGCGGACCGTGGCGCTGAAGCCGGACTGGGCCAAGGGCTACTCCCGCCTCGGCGCCGCGCACCTGGGCCTCGGCGACGCGCCCAAGGCCGTCGAGGCGTACGAGAAAGGGCTCGCGCTCGAGCCGTCCAATGAGGCGCTCAAGTCCGGCCTCGCCCAGGCGCGCCAGGCCGCGTCGGCGCCGAGACGTCCGGTGGGCTCCGGGGCGGACGCCGTCGGCAAGATGTTCCAGGGCCCTGAACTATGGAGCAAGGTCGCCGCCGATCCCACCACGCGTGGCTACCTCGACCAGCCGGACTTCGTGCAGATGCTGCGGGAGGTGCAGCGGAAGCCCAGCAGCCTGAACAGCTACCTTTCTGACCAACGAATGGTTCAGGTGCTCACCCTCATGCTGGGCATCAAGTTCCAGAACCAGAGCAATGGGGCGCCTGAGCCGGCTGCAGCGCAATCGAATCCGCCGCCACCAAAGCAGCAGCCAGCGGCAAAGGCAAGGGAGCCGGAGCCCGAGCCTATGGAGgtgacagaggaggaggagcataAGGAGAGGAAAGCGTCGGCGCAGAAGGAGAAGGAAGCGGGTAACGCCGCTTACAAAAGGAAGGATTTTGATATCGCGATCCAGCACTACACAACGGCCATGGAGCTCGATGATGAGGACATCTCCTACATCACCAATCGTGCTGCTGTTTATCTTGAGATGGGAAAG TTTGATGAATGCATTAAGGACTGTGATAAGGCTGTTGAGAGAGGAAGGGAACTACATGCTGATTTCAAGATAATCTCGAGGGCACTCGCCAGAAAAGGAACTGCTCTTGCTAAACTTGCTAAATCATCGCAAGACTATGATGCTGCCATTGAGACTTTCCAGAAGGCGTTAACTGAGCACCGGAACCCAGATACCCTCAAAAAACTAAATGATGCAGAACGAGCAAAGAAGGAGCTGGAGCAACAAGAGTACTATGACCCAGGAATTGCTGATGAGGAGCGAGAAAAAG GTAATGAGTTCTTTAAGCAGCAGAAATATCCAGAAGCAGTGAAGCATTACACTGAAGCTCTCAGGAGAAACCCCAAGGACCCAAGGGTAATTTGTTGA
- the LOC136495297 gene encoding peroxisomal membrane protein 11-4-like, with amino-acid sequence MSTGDTLDKLVVFLAKRDGIDKLVKTFQYVSKLAHWGAESSSLPELAQRAKSWETASGLSRKAFRSGRFLTRFNALRRGPPPPGDEFGALAVLANAGEMVNFFFDHFACLSRVGVLEPWLARRASYVSSFGEAVGYVFFVAMDVIMRPVCDLRALPRERRLPRDGGGGKDAEKEVRKIRMDRVMQLVATAANIADLIIAIAETDPNPFCNHAVTLGISGLASAWAGWYRSWPS; translated from the exons ATGAGCACCGGCGACACGCTTGACAAGCTGGTGGTGTTCCTGGCGAAGCGCGATGGCATCGACAAGCTAGTCAAGACGTTCCAGTACGTGTCCAAGCTGGCGCACTGGGGCGCGGAGTCGTCCTCCCTCCCGGAGCTCGCCCAGCGCGCCAAGAGCTGGGAGACGGCGTCCGGGCTGAGCCGCAAGGCGTTCCGGTCGGGCCGCTTCCTGACCAGGTTCAACGCGCTGCGCCGgggcccgccgccgccgggggaTGAGTTCGGCGCGCTCGCCGTGCTGGCCAACGCTGGCGAGATGGTCAACTTCTTCTTCGACCACTTCGCGTGCCTGTCCCGCGTGGGCGTCCTCGAGCCCTGGCTGGCGCGCCGGGCCAGCTACGTGTCGTCCTTCGGCGAGGCCGTCGGCTACGTGTTCTTCGTCGCGATGGACGTCATTATGCGCCCCGTTT GTGATCTGCGGGCCCTGCCGCGGGAGAGGAGGCTGCCGAGGGACGGCGGTGGCGGCAAGGACGCGGAGAAGGAAGTGCGGAAGATCCGGATGGACAGGGTGATGCAGCTCGTGGCGACGGCGGCGAACATAGCTGACCTCATCATCGCCATCGCGGAAACCGATCCCAACCCGTTCTGCAACCACGCCGTCACGCTGGGGATTAGCGGCCTCGCGTCAGCGTGGGCCGGTTGGTACAGAAGCTGGCCCTCGTGA